Proteins encoded together in one Ammospiza nelsoni isolate bAmmNel1 chromosome Z, bAmmNel1.pri, whole genome shotgun sequence window:
- the F2R gene encoding proteinase-activated receptor 1 isoform X2, which produces MISVQTARYLTSPWLTRFVPSVYTVVLVLSLPLNITAILVFLKKMKIEKPAVIYMLNLALADVLFVSVLPFKIVYHFSGNDWVFGPQMCRFITAAFFCNMYCSIMLMTSISVDRFLAVVYPMQSLGWRTLPRASLVCFIIWLVAIAGVIPFLLREQTMEIPRLNITTCHDVLRESELHGYYVHFFSIFSSVFFIVPFIISTVCYVCIIRCLSSSTIVAKQNKKTRALLLCVAVFSVFVICFGPTNVLLLIHYIHFSYDNSLEYLYFAYLLCVSISSISCCIDPFIYYYASSQYQRQFFSLFNCKKTFDPNISNSSGQLMSTTSTRRATLTTNVNNSVYRKLLAMH; this is translated from the coding sequence ATGATATCAGTTCAAACGGCAAGATACCTCACCAGTCCATGGCTGACTCGTTTTGTTCCTTCAGTTTACACCGTAGTGCTTGTGCTGAGTCTCCCTCTGAACATTACAGCGATACTCGTGtttctgaaaaagatgaaaatcgAAAAGCCAGCTGTAATATACATGCTGAATTTGGCCCTTGCAGATGTTCTCTTTGTAAGTGTACTTCCATTTAAGATTGTTTATCACTTTTCTGGAAATGACTGGGTTTTTGGGCCTCAGATGTGCCGTTTCATCACTGCTGCCTTCTTCTGCAACATGTACTGCTCAATAATGCTTATGACGAGCATAAGCGTCGATCGCTTCCTAGCCGTGGTGTACCCCATGCAGTCCCTGGGGTGGCGTACACTACCTCGTGCCTCACTGGTTTGTTTCATCATATGGCTTGTAGCAATAGCCGGGGTTATTCCTTTTCTCCTGCGAGAGCAAACAATGGAAATACCCAGGTTAAATATAACGACGTGCCACGATGTGCTGAGAGAATCCGAACTTCACGGCTATTACGTCCACTTCTTCTCTATCTTCTCTTCTGTGTTTTTCATAGTGCCATTTATAATTTCTACTGTCTGTTATGTGTGTATCATTCGCTGTCTTAGTTCTTCCACCATTGttgcaaagcaaaataagaaGACACGTGCCTTGCTCTTGTGTGTggctgttttttctgttttcgTTATTTGCTTTGGACCAACAAATGTTCTCCTCTTAATTCATTACATCCATTTTTCGTATGACAACAGCTTAGAGTATCTGTACTTTGCCTATCTACTCTGTGTTTCTATCAGCAGCATTAGCTGCTGCATTGACCCCTTTATTTACTACTATGCTTCTTCTCAGTATCAGAGACAATTTTTCAGTCTCTTCAATTGTAAAAAGACTTTTGATCCTAACATTAGTAACAGCAGTGGCCAGTTGATGTCTACCACTAGTACTAGAAGGGCTACATTGACTACTAATGTGAATAACAGTGTCTACAGGAAATTACTAGCAATGCATTGA